The proteins below are encoded in one region of Leptotrichia sp. oral taxon 218:
- a CDS encoding ABC transporter permease, producing the protein MKEILNLIQQTIIIAPPILITAVGACISERSGVVNIGLEGIMLSGAFAAAVVNIATSNPYLGIVAGMAVGVLISLIHAVISINLKGNQIISGVAINLFAVAATSFLIKALYNRAGSTPIAKNATGNPSLANQPLMLIIIYAVAILAHFFLYKTVLGLRIRTVGEHPLAADTVGINVYKIRYISVLLSGALAGLGGAYLTAVMLPSFSNNMSAGRGYIALAAMIFGKWNPIGAILASLLFAFGQAFADYAKATGLHIPQEFLTMIPYILTILALVGFVGKARAPKASGLPYEK; encoded by the coding sequence ATGAAAGAGATATTGAATTTAATACAGCAGACAATAATTATTGCGCCGCCAATTTTAATAACAGCGGTTGGAGCGTGTATTTCAGAACGAAGTGGTGTTGTAAATATTGGTCTTGAAGGAATTATGTTAAGTGGAGCTTTTGCCGCAGCAGTTGTAAATATAGCCACAAGTAATCCATATTTAGGAATTGTGGCAGGAATGGCCGTAGGGGTTTTAATCTCGTTAATTCATGCAGTAATTAGTATAAATTTAAAAGGAAATCAGATTATAAGCGGAGTTGCAATAAATTTATTTGCAGTCGCAGCAACTTCATTTTTAATAAAGGCACTATATAACAGAGCTGGAAGTACTCCAATCGCAAAAAATGCCACAGGAAATCCATCACTTGCTAATCAACCTTTGATGCTAATTATTATTTATGCAGTTGCAATTTTGGCACATTTTTTTCTGTATAAAACAGTTTTAGGACTTAGAATAAGAACAGTCGGAGAACATCCACTCGCAGCAGACACAGTTGGTATAAATGTTTATAAAATAAGATATATAAGTGTGCTTTTATCGGGAGCACTTGCTGGACTTGGTGGAGCATATTTGACGGCAGTGATGCTTCCATCATTTTCAAACAATATGTCAGCAGGTCGTGGATATATCGCATTGGCGGCGATGATTTTTGGAAAATGGAATCCAATCGGAGCAATATTAGCAAGTTTACTATTTGCCTTTGGTCAAGCATTTGCTGATTATGCCAAAGCAACAGGACTTCACATTCCACAAGAATTTTTGACAATGATACCATATATTTTGACAATATTGGCATTAGTTGGATTTGTTGGAAAAGCTAGAGCACCAAAAGCATCAGGATTGCCATATGAAAAATAA
- the rnmV gene encoding ribonuclease M5 — MEKIKIKEIIIVEGRDDITALKRVVDAHIVALNGFSALSKKTINKIVNLSKENELILFTDPDYAGKKIRDTLKKYIPNIKHAFISRKDATKNKNVGVENANDKAILEALQNLVTVKNKNSGYTFTIQDLLENELCSGENAKKRRTELGNHLKIGYYNSKQLLNALNSFNITKEQFDLAVKNLD, encoded by the coding sequence ATGGAAAAGATCAAAATAAAAGAAATTATAATTGTTGAAGGAAGAGATGACATCACGGCGCTAAAAAGAGTTGTTGACGCTCATATTGTAGCATTGAATGGATTTTCTGCTCTCTCAAAAAAAACAATAAATAAAATTGTAAATTTGTCTAAAGAAAATGAACTGATTTTATTTACCGATCCAGATTATGCTGGAAAAAAAATTCGAGATACGCTAAAAAAATATATTCCAAATATAAAACACGCTTTTATCTCGAGAAAAGATGCAACTAAAAATAAAAATGTTGGTGTGGAAAATGCAAATGACAAAGCCATTTTAGAAGCACTGCAAAATTTAGTTACTGTTAAAAATAAAAACAGCGGTTACACATTTACAATACAAGACTTACTAGAAAATGAACTTTGCTCTGGAGAAAATGCTAAAAAGCGAAGAACAGAGTTGGGAAATCATTTAAAAATAGGATATTATAATTCAAAACAACTTTTAAATGCACTAAATTCTTTTAACATTACAAAAGAACAATTTGATTTAGCAGTAAAAAATTTGGATTAA
- a CDS encoding ABC transporter permease — protein MMKSNEIKSKIIDFIPTIVSVFIALIIGGIIMISKGLNPFVAYFDMVKAAFYQSSPRSPFFSGLAKTLFIATPLIFSALSAMVAFRAGLFNIGMQGQMIAGGLTAAFWAVAFKNQFLGNVVIVIIVAMIAGFIWAGIAGFLKSKFGVNEVISTIMLNYIIVEIQNFLINGPLKDPLSQSPQTVKVVKNARLPLLFAKVTKQNLNFGFILAILLIIALYYFFKYSKKGYEIKAVGQSETVAENAGINPKKIMFLAMGIAGICAGLGGAERVLGGASQYAYTELIMGDYGFTGLAVALLGKNNPFGILVAGIFYAALEVGGQMLQQRYQVDKEIVYIIQALIIIFVASENLFKFFIKKRKSN, from the coding sequence ATGATGAAAAGTAATGAGATAAAATCAAAAATAATAGATTTTATTCCAACAATAGTTTCAGTTTTTATTGCTCTAATTATTGGAGGAATAATAATGATTTCAAAAGGATTAAATCCATTTGTGGCATATTTTGATATGGTAAAGGCAGCTTTTTATCAGAGTTCACCTCGTTCACCATTTTTTAGTGGACTTGCCAAAACTTTATTTATAGCGACACCGCTTATTTTTTCGGCACTGTCGGCAATGGTAGCTTTTCGTGCAGGGCTTTTTAACATAGGAATGCAAGGGCAAATGATAGCAGGAGGGCTAACTGCAGCATTTTGGGCTGTTGCGTTTAAAAATCAGTTTTTGGGAAATGTTGTAATTGTAATAATTGTTGCTATGATTGCAGGATTTATTTGGGCTGGAATCGCAGGGTTTTTAAAATCTAAATTTGGCGTAAATGAAGTAATTAGTACAATAATGTTAAATTACATAATTGTTGAAATTCAAAATTTCTTGATAAATGGACCACTAAAAGACCCGTTATCGCAAAGTCCACAGACTGTAAAAGTTGTGAAAAATGCAAGACTTCCACTGCTTTTTGCAAAAGTTACAAAACAAAATTTAAATTTTGGATTTATCTTGGCAATCTTATTAATTATTGCACTTTACTACTTTTTCAAATATTCGAAAAAAGGTTATGAGATAAAAGCTGTTGGACAAAGTGAAACAGTCGCTGAAAATGCTGGAATTAATCCAAAGAAGATAATGTTTTTGGCAATGGGAATCGCAGGAATTTGTGCTGGACTTGGTGGAGCGGAAAGAGTTTTAGGTGGAGCATCGCAGTACGCCTATACTGAGTTAATTATGGGAGATTACGGTTTTACTGGACTTGCAGTGGCTCTACTTGGGAAAAATAATCCTTTTGGAATTTTAGTTGCAGGAATTTTTTATGCGGCACTTGAAGTTGGTGGACAGATGTTACAACAAAGATATCAAGTCGATAAAGAAATTGTCTATATTATTCAAGCATTAATTATTATATTTGTAGCATCAGAAAATTTATTTAAGTTTTTTATAAAAAAAAGAAAAAGTAACTAA
- a CDS encoding DUF1439 domain-containing protein, whose amino-acid sequence MILVFVVALGIVSCTFLENKTLSVPKSIIQGKVDKKFPITKNFLFAKVTLKNPKVDFKGDKMYIDADYSASLVGSGISGKMYLSTNVRYDTNKEELYLVDLSIDKILDENGKEVADSSEAKMLKSLLSNYIETTPVYKYGEEYEEKNKDRIKKHVKIKNMYIRDGKLFVQT is encoded by the coding sequence ATGATTCTAGTATTTGTAGTTGCATTAGGAATAGTTTCTTGCACTTTTTTGGAAAATAAAACTTTAAGTGTTCCAAAGTCTATAATACAAGGAAAAGTGGATAAGAAATTTCCAATTACAAAAAATTTCTTGTTTGCAAAGGTTACTTTGAAAAATCCTAAAGTTGATTTCAAAGGTGATAAAATGTATATTGACGCTGATTATTCAGCTTCGCTTGTTGGAAGTGGAATTAGTGGAAAAATGTATTTGAGTACAAATGTCAGATATGATACAAATAAAGAAGAATTATATCTAGTGGATTTGTCGATTGATAAGATTTTAGATGAAAATGGTAAGGAAGTGGCAGATTCTTCGGAAGCAAAAATGTTGAAATCCTTATTGAGTAACTATATTGAGACTACGCCAGTGTATAAATATGGTGAGGAATATGAAGAGAAAAATAAAGATAGAATAAAAAAACATGTAAAAATTAAAAATATGTACATTAGAGATGGTAAATTATTTGTTCAAACTTAA
- a CDS encoding DUF1439 domain-containing protein has product MKKTFLRLIFLVVIVIAGVISCDFLANKTLKVPDSMITKELNKKFPIEKNFLLGKVGLKSPEISFKEDRLYFSADYDVSLLAGKAKGSIFLDSQVKFDPKTNKLYLVDLDISKITDEKGNKVDDSVVAQSIKALVSNYLETNEVYTFDNDKKVKVKNMYIKDGKLFVQT; this is encoded by the coding sequence ATGAAAAAAACATTTTTGAGATTGATATTTCTTGTTGTAATTGTAATTGCTGGAGTTATATCTTGCGATTTTTTGGCAAATAAAACATTGAAAGTTCCAGATTCTATGATTACGAAGGAATTGAATAAAAAATTTCCGATTGAAAAGAATTTTTTGCTTGGAAAAGTTGGACTTAAAAGTCCTGAGATAAGTTTTAAGGAAGATAGACTTTATTTTTCGGCTGATTACGATGTTTCACTTTTAGCAGGAAAGGCGAAAGGTTCAATTTTTTTGGACAGTCAAGTGAAATTTGATCCAAAAACAAATAAATTGTATTTAGTGGATTTAGACATTTCTAAAATTACTGATGAAAAAGGTAATAAAGTGGATGACTCAGTTGTGGCGCAATCAATAAAAGCGCTTGTTTCAAATTATTTAGAAACTAACGAAGTTTATACTTTTGACAATGATAAAAAAGTGAAAGTGAAAAATATGTATATAAAAGATGGAAAATTGTTTGTACAAACTTAA
- the uvrA gene encoding excinuclease ABC subunit UvrA, which yields MKDNKIKITGAREHNLQNIDIEIPKNELVVITGVSGSGKSSLAFDTIYSEGQRRYVESLSAYARMFIGQMKKPELDSIEGLSPAISIEQKSVSKNPRSTVGTTTEIYDYMRLLWAHIGEAHCPICHRKVEKQSIQEIVDNLMSSRKEKDKMIILSPVVIDKKGTHKNLFLNLQKRGFQRVRVNGDILDLSDEIVLDKNKRHHIEVVVDRVVFKADNKEFLSRLTEAIETASELSDGKIIVNINGEDNKFSENFSCPEHPDVVFPDVVPRLFSFNAPYGACEVCNGLGSRLEVDENKLIVDENLSINEGGIIFPGATTKKGWNWDLFIAMAKAHKIDLDKKVSKLTRKEKDVIFYGSDKQFNFSWSGDSFSYNGKRGFEGLVHSIERRYRETASESAKEEIEAKYMTERTCKTCHGKRLKDVVLAITVNDKSIIDLTEVSVVDALDFYEKIQLTEKQMQIAAEILKEIKERLKFMINVGLDYLSLARMTKTLSGGESQRIRLATQIGSRLTGVIYVLDEPSIGLHQRDNDKLLATLKDLRDIGNSLIVVEHDEDTMREADYLIDIGPGAGINGGKVVAQGTPKQVMRNKKSLTAQYLNGKIKIEVPEKRRKASKEIVLKNAKGNNLKNVTAHIPLEVLTVVTGVSGSGKSTLINQTLFPELHNRLNKGKLYPLENGGIDGLENLEKVIDIDQSPIGRTPRSNTATYTKIFDDIRDLFAQTNDAKVRGYTKGRFSFNVKGGRCEACSGAGINKIEMNFLPDVYVECEVCKGKRYNRETLEVQYKGKSIADVLEMTVEEAYEFFKNIPSLERKLQTLMDVGMNYIQLGQPATTLSGGEAQRIKLATELSKMSRGKTIYILDEPTTGLHFEDIRKLLEVLNRLVDKGNTVLVIEHNLDVIKVADHILDIGPEGGYKGGQIIAEGTPEEIAENEGSWTGKFLKKYL from the coding sequence ATGAAAGACAACAAAATAAAGATTACTGGAGCTAGAGAGCATAATTTACAAAATATTGATATTGAGATTCCAAAGAATGAGCTGGTTGTAATTACTGGGGTTTCTGGGAGTGGGAAGTCTTCACTTGCGTTTGATACGATTTATTCAGAAGGGCAGAGAAGGTATGTTGAGAGCTTGTCGGCTTATGCGAGAATGTTTATTGGGCAGATGAAGAAACCTGAATTAGATAGTATTGAAGGGCTTTCTCCTGCGATTTCGATTGAACAGAAAAGTGTGTCGAAAAATCCGCGTTCGACTGTTGGTACAACTACTGAAATTTATGACTATATGAGGCTTTTGTGGGCACATATTGGAGAGGCGCATTGTCCGATTTGTCATAGAAAAGTGGAAAAACAGTCGATTCAGGAAATTGTCGATAATTTGATGAGTTCTAGAAAAGAAAAAGATAAAATGATAATTTTATCACCAGTTGTGATTGATAAAAAGGGGACTCATAAAAATTTGTTTTTGAATTTGCAGAAAAGAGGGTTTCAAAGAGTTAGAGTGAATGGCGATATTCTTGATTTGAGTGATGAAATTGTTTTGGATAAGAACAAAAGGCATCATATTGAAGTTGTTGTTGATAGGGTTGTGTTTAAGGCGGATAATAAGGAATTTTTGAGTCGATTGACAGAGGCGATTGAAACTGCGAGTGAGCTTTCTGATGGGAAAATAATTGTGAATATTAATGGAGAAGATAACAAATTTAGTGAGAATTTTTCTTGTCCAGAACATCCAGATGTTGTGTTTCCAGATGTTGTACCAAGACTTTTTTCATTTAACGCACCATATGGAGCTTGTGAAGTTTGTAATGGGCTTGGTTCAAGATTGGAAGTTGACGAGAATAAATTAATTGTTGATGAGAATTTGTCAATTAATGAAGGCGGGATAATTTTTCCAGGAGCGACGACTAAAAAGGGCTGGAACTGGGATTTATTCATAGCGATGGCAAAGGCACATAAAATCGACTTGGATAAAAAGGTTTCTAAATTGACTCGAAAAGAAAAAGATGTGATTTTTTATGGAAGTGATAAGCAATTTAATTTTTCTTGGAGCGGAGACAGTTTTAGCTATAACGGAAAACGAGGATTTGAGGGACTTGTGCACAGTATTGAGCGTCGATACAGGGAAACGGCTTCAGAATCGGCAAAAGAAGAAATTGAAGCAAAATATATGACAGAGAGAACTTGTAAAACTTGTCACGGGAAAAGACTTAAAGATGTTGTATTGGCAATAACGGTTAATGATAAGAGCATTATTGACTTGACTGAAGTGAGTGTTGTTGATGCACTTGATTTTTATGAAAAAATTCAGCTTACGGAAAAACAAATGCAGATTGCAGCTGAAATTTTGAAGGAAATAAAAGAACGGCTAAAATTTATGATAAATGTAGGACTTGATTACTTGAGTCTTGCTAGAATGACGAAAACGCTGTCTGGTGGAGAATCGCAAAGAATTAGACTTGCGACTCAAATTGGAAGTAGGCTTACTGGCGTGATTTATGTGCTTGACGAGCCGAGTATTGGACTTCATCAAAGGGATAATGACAAGTTACTTGCGACTTTGAAGGATTTGCGTGATATTGGGAATAGTTTGATTGTTGTAGAGCATGATGAGGATACGATGAGAGAAGCGGATTATCTGATTGACATAGGTCCAGGTGCTGGAATTAATGGAGGAAAGGTTGTAGCACAAGGAACGCCAAAGCAAGTTATGAGAAATAAAAAATCATTGACAGCGCAATATTTGAACGGAAAAATTAAAATTGAAGTGCCTGAAAAAAGAAGAAAAGCGAGTAAAGAAATTGTTTTGAAAAATGCAAAAGGAAATAATTTGAAAAATGTGACTGCACATATTCCGCTTGAAGTTTTGACGGTTGTAACGGGAGTTTCGGGAAGTGGGAAGTCGACATTGATTAATCAGACATTGTTTCCAGAGCTTCACAACAGGCTGAATAAAGGGAAACTGTATCCACTTGAAAATGGTGGAATTGATGGGCTTGAAAACTTGGAAAAAGTGATTGACATTGACCAGTCGCCAATTGGAAGAACTCCAAGATCTAATACTGCGACATATACAAAAATCTTTGATGATATTCGTGATTTATTTGCACAGACAAACGATGCAAAAGTGCGTGGATACACGAAAGGAAGATTTTCATTTAATGTAAAAGGTGGACGATGTGAAGCGTGTAGCGGTGCTGGAATTAATAAAATTGAAATGAATTTCTTGCCAGATGTTTATGTGGAATGTGAAGTTTGTAAAGGAAAACGATACAATCGAGAAACATTAGAAGTTCAGTACAAAGGAAAAAGTATCGCAGATGTGCTAGAAATGACAGTTGAAGAAGCATACGAATTTTTCAAAAATATTCCATCACTTGAGAGAAAACTGCAAACATTGATGGATGTAGGAATGAATTACATTCAATTAGGACAGCCTGCGACAACTCTTTCAGGAGGGGAAGCTCAACGGATAAAACTTGCAACTGAATTATCAAAAATGTCAAGAGGAAAAACTATTTACATTTTGGACGAACCTACGACAGGACTTCACTTTGAAGACATCAGAAAATTATTAGAAGTGTTAAACAGATTGGTTGATAAAGGGAATACAGTCTTAGTAATTGAGCATAATTTGGATGTAATCAAGGTTGCGGATCACATTCTTGATATAGGACCTGAAGGTGGTTACAAAGGTGGACAGATTATTGCAGAAGGAACTCCTGAAGAAATTGCAGAGAATGAAGGGTCTTGGACTGGGAAATTTTTAAAGAAGTATTTGTAG
- a CDS encoding TIGR00341 family protein, translating to MEKIKYEKYRILKRNIIEDSDFTKETLFILVCAMIIASIGLNTNSVAVIIGAMLISPLMSPIQSLGLGLSTGNLRRIYLSLFRLGIFVLISVISSTFYFLVSPINDVTPQILSRTSPTLWDVLIAIFGGIAGVIGKAEEDGGNVVPGVAIATALMPPLCVVGFGIAHGNPKIFLGAGYLFIINVFFIMMATLVGLKIYYGDIFDGKRRMPLRQQVIFYVGSLLVVLPSIYTATILVQDTARDNSLKKFISKELNNHYVFDDSIDKKNKVITLKIVGDNVKNQDIKNLEKKLGKYNLEKYSLNIKQISNEKYLTVQDLSKYLKEEQIKDKSEEITVPNATEDKISLERDLKTIENILYKSFGNSISEVKIGKLVDANNSESYIVLVIGNETMTDEIAEKIKNLEFDTDKKYEIIVEKSKSISMNEDEETSNQKKILEKK from the coding sequence ATGGAAAAAATAAAATATGAAAAGTATAGAATTTTAAAACGGAATATTATTGAAGATTCTGATTTTACAAAAGAAACATTATTTATTTTGGTTTGTGCAATGATTATTGCCTCAATTGGATTAAATACAAATTCTGTTGCAGTAATTATTGGAGCAATGTTGATTTCACCTTTGATGTCACCAATTCAATCATTAGGACTTGGACTATCAACTGGAAATTTGAGAAGAATTTATCTTTCTCTTTTTAGGCTAGGAATTTTTGTTTTAATAAGTGTTATTAGTTCAACATTTTATTTTTTGGTAAGTCCAATAAATGATGTAACTCCACAAATTTTATCTAGAACATCTCCTACTTTATGGGATGTATTAATTGCAATTTTTGGTGGAATTGCAGGAGTAATAGGAAAAGCAGAGGAAGATGGTGGAAATGTAGTTCCTGGAGTGGCTATTGCTACAGCGTTAATGCCGCCTCTATGTGTAGTAGGATTTGGAATTGCTCATGGAAATCCTAAAATTTTTCTTGGAGCTGGATATTTATTTATTATAAATGTATTTTTTATAATGATGGCAACACTTGTTGGGTTAAAAATTTATTATGGGGATATTTTTGACGGAAAAAGAAGAATGCCCCTAAGACAGCAAGTAATTTTTTATGTAGGAAGTTTACTTGTAGTACTTCCAAGTATATATACTGCAACTATTTTGGTGCAAGATACGGCAAGAGATAATTCACTAAAAAAATTTATTTCTAAAGAATTGAATAATCACTATGTTTTCGACGATTCAATTGATAAAAAAAATAAAGTGATAACTTTGAAAATTGTTGGAGATAATGTTAAAAATCAAGATATTAAGAATTTAGAAAAAAAATTAGGGAAGTATAATTTGGAAAAATATAGTTTGAATATAAAACAGATTTCAAATGAAAAATATTTGACAGTACAGGATTTATCGAAATATTTGAAAGAAGAACAGATAAAGGATAAATCGGAAGAAATAACAGTACCTAACGCTACTGAAGATAAAATTTCTTTAGAAAGGGATTTAAAGACGATAGAAAATATATTGTATAAAAGTTTTGGAAATAGTATTAGTGAAGTAAAAATTGGGAAATTGGTAGATGCAAATAATAGTGAAAGTTACATTGTTTTAGTTATTGGGAATGAAACAATGACTGATGAAATTGCTGAAAAAATAAAAAATCTTGAATTTGATACGGATAAGAAATATGAAATTATTGTAGAAAAATCAAAATCTATTTCAATGAATGAAGATGAAGAAACATCAAATCAGAAAAAAATACTTGAAAAAAAATAA
- a CDS encoding endonuclease/exonuclease/phosphatase family protein codes for MTYNIFGARLTDGRELAKSIKKYKPDFIGLQEVDRNTKRSKFRDVIQEMAQELGYNYYYFQKAMDFDNGEYGIAFISKYDVKFIYIHELPGNSKEKRQVLAAKLNLGRFNKKILVVNTHLDNKMDNKHEELNNLFSVINKFRGDLKFLCGDFNLLPTTEHYEKIRETWNDSYFEGKDLHGNKNEAKRDLETARIDYIMVQKDASYKVKESFYINDNSRDWTKLSDHLPYMAVFELK; via the coding sequence ATGACATATAATATTTTTGGAGCAAGATTGACTGATGGACGAGAACTTGCGAAAAGTATAAAAAAATATAAACCTGATTTTATCGGACTTCAGGAAGTTGACAGAAATACGAAAAGAAGTAAATTTCGAGATGTAATTCAGGAAATGGCACAGGAATTGGGGTATAATTATTATTATTTTCAAAAGGCAATGGATTTTGATAATGGAGAATATGGAATTGCGTTTATTTCAAAATATGATGTAAAATTTATATATATTCACGAATTGCCAGGAAATAGCAAGGAAAAAAGACAAGTTTTGGCAGCTAAATTGAACCTAGGAAGATTTAATAAAAAAATTTTGGTTGTGAATACTCATTTAGACAATAAAATGGACAATAAGCACGAAGAATTGAACAATTTATTTTCTGTGATTAATAAATTTAGAGGAGATTTGAAGTTTCTGTGTGGAGATTTTAATCTTTTGCCGACGACAGAACACTATGAAAAAATTAGAGAAACTTGGAATGACAGTTACTTTGAAGGAAAAGATTTACACGGAAACAAAAATGAAGCGAAAAGAGACTTGGAAACGGCGAGAATTGATTATATAATGGTTCAGAAAGATGCTAGTTACAAGGTAAAAGAAAGTTTTTATATCAATGATAATTCTCGAGATTGGACAAAATTATCAGATCACTTGCCTTATATGGCAGTTTTCGAACTAAAGTAA
- a CDS encoding DUF2716 domain-containing protein, producing the protein MVILDDEEYDKVWDIVYDRFNFNPSVDKKEIAFEFKEPYIVYDISYHYGNLEEIEGFVDWGFKKEIRDKITEIFLKCTKENGELYALNWQHSCFRYNPRIKDEPKIIEVKDERYWGGGYTACFPTYCPNGDYYFFIDVNFHFGYLGHPWQQKVWIYGKN; encoded by the coding sequence ATGGTAATATTAGATGATGAAGAATATGATAAAGTCTGGGATATAGTTTACGATAGATTTAATTTTAATCCTAGTGTTGATAAAAAAGAAATAGCGTTTGAATTTAAAGAACCATATATAGTTTATGATATTAGTTATCATTATGGAAATCTAGAGGAAATTGAAGGGTTTGTAGATTGGGGATTTAAAAAAGAAATTCGCGATAAAATAACAGAAATTTTTTTGAAATGTACTAAGGAAAATGGAGAATTGTATGCATTGAATTGGCAACATTCTTGTTTTAGATATAATCCTCGTATTAAAGATGAGCCTAAAATTATAGAAGTTAAAGATGAACGCTACTGGGGTGGCGGGTATACTGCATGTTTTCCAACATATTGTCCAAATGGAGATTATTATTTTTTTATAGATGTTAATTTTCACTTTGGATATTTAGGGCATCCTTGGCAACAAAAGGTTTGGATATATGGAAAAAATTGA
- the hpf gene encoding ribosome hibernation-promoting factor, HPF/YfiA family encodes MKIIISGKQLKVTDAIRKYAEEKINKISKYSDAITEVDVVLAVEDTKSEGPVHKADGLVFASGTKIKIEAENKDLYAAIDELSDRLERQVRKYKEKQKDYNKKGTR; translated from the coding sequence ATGAAAATCATTATTAGCGGAAAACAACTTAAAGTTACAGATGCAATCAGAAAATATGCGGAAGAAAAAATAAACAAAATTTCTAAATATTCGGACGCTATAACAGAAGTCGATGTTGTTCTGGCTGTGGAAGATACAAAATCTGAAGGACCAGTTCACAAAGCTGATGGTTTAGTTTTTGCAAGTGGAACAAAAATAAAAATCGAAGCTGAAAACAAAGATTTATATGCAGCAATTGATGAGTTATCTGATAGATTGGAAAGACAAGTTAGAAAATACAAAGAAAAACAAAAAGATTACAATAAAAAAGGAACTCGTTAA